TGGGAATGCATCTGGTACATCTGTCTGTTTGTGagagaattcaagtcaaggtggagatttgttgggtttgtgccttgattcggTATCCGTATCTGTTATTGTGCTAGGTCTGTGttgggcctttattaggtcattctgtattaggtttagagagtattatataaactctctaatccTCTACCTAGCAGTTATGCTTATCATACCGTCTCGAATCAGAAtcaaaactcctcacatatcaataaaactctctcccttctgccctgtggacgtagctaacacaccgttagtgaaccacgtaaatctgtgcgtttgtctctttattgtttttatcagttctttcttgcttctgttataacaGGATGAAAGTGTGAAAATAGAAACAAATTGGTGAACATATAATAGACAATAGGTTAGTGATATAATGAAGGGTATAACAGGAAATGTATGCTAAAATTTAAAGGAATCTTACATTATTTTATCGGAAAATTCTTTCTTTGCTACCGGAGTAAGAATTGGTATCAAATTTTAAGGAAATGACAGTTTTTGGGtgtaattttgtaaaaaaaaaacattaaagggtgtaattttgaaattttggtaCATTGCTAATATGTGCATTTTGATGGAATTTGCGTTTTTCAATTACTAAATTTAATATGTGCATTTTGATGCTACTAATCAATCTCTCATCTACGAAAATAATAGGTGTAACTAAAAGTTTTCTCGCTCAAATCATTTAACATATAAGTTGGGCCTAATATTTCTGGACAATGTATATAAATGTGGGCCTTACATACATATGCTCTGTAACTCTTATGCTTTAATCTTTGTAGAAAAATATATTCTACTAATTATTTTAGATTACTATACATTTTATTTGTAATGTATTGTATCATATACTGTTAGACTACTATATATTTCATTAATATTTACTATcaaattttaaccataatttatttaatatttaAGAATTGTAGACTAGAACGTTACATTTAAAAAGTTACTATAATTTTTACCTCTTAGGACTTGTTTGAAATGGGAGTAATTATTAAAGGAGTGATAGAGCTTAAATGAACTAGAAAATGGAGAAAAGTGATGGAGGTTGGAGATAGACATGGAGGAAGATAGTGTAATAGTCTATCCTTTAAGGGCTAATAATTACCCACCTCCCCCCTCAAGTAATGCATTACCTCCATATGGAAgtaataattcctccctcaccACATCTTTCCACCCTCCACAATCACCACTAACCACCAATCTCCTTCCATTTCCTCTTATTTTAGCCTCTATTACCCTCTTAATAATTATTCTCATTCCAAGCGAGCCCTTAACAATAATCATTaatttttacctttttttttgatgatttttttttctctcttaataCAACACGAAAATATAAATTAATATAATTCTTATCTCTTAATATTAATACTAATCATTAATAATTGTAGACTATTATATTAAATTTAATGTTTAGTTGCTAAATTTTAATCTCTACATATTTACATCTAAAAGACCGTGCATTTGAACGGGATTTAAACTAGTTAATAAATAAACCACTGCTCTGAATTATATGAAAATCGACCAAAGACTAAGTCTAatgtaaaacggttttacatTATCGTATTTTGATATTTTGATGATTGGagataataataaagaaaatcaAAGTCTTGAAAGTCTGAACAAAGAAGGGAGGGAGTATAACACTAATACACTATATAGGAAATATACAAACGGAAACCAAATTACAGCGTTTTGTGAAATTAACTCTCTTCCAGTTATAAACTAGAATTGTATTAGGAGTAGAAATTGAACAATAAACTTGGACACCAAGCTAAGTCATTTTAGGTTTAATCATACGGTATAATACACTTGTATAAATACAATACAACATCATCCACCCTTTCTactctctttctttatttcttacCTACATACACAAAACACATAAATAATCTCTAAAAACATTACTATTAACCCTAAATTATTATTCAagataacaatgatgatgatgatgcaaCAGCACCGTAATAACGTTGGTGTAATAAACAACAATTTTCGCAACACTCACACAAACAACGGCTGGCACAAATTTTTTAAAGTTTGGGATACCGTGTTTCAGGTTGAAGCTAAGTACGAGCCTAAAGATCCGATAGGCAGGGGTGCCTATGGTGTCGTATGTTCTTGTATTAATACCCTCACTAAGGAAAAAGTTGCTATCAAGAAGATTAACGTTCTTGATAATTCCGTCGAAGCTTTGAAGGCCTTGAGGGAGTTGAAAATCTTGCGTCATGTTCGCCATAAAAACATTATTGCATTGAAAGATGTTATGATTCCCTCAGCTAAGTGTGAGGATGTTTACTTGGTTTTTGAGCTTATGGATGCGGATCTTGGCACCCAGATTCGCCCTTCTCTACGGTTGCCAAATAACACCATCAAGTATTTGATGTTTCAGGTACGTGTCAAATTTTCTTTTATCATCTTCTATTCTTTGTAATGCTTTGATGATTAAGCTCTTTCAGACCTTTTGTAATCAGTTAATATACTATTCAATATAGTCGAGCTATCTTCTAAATTAGGGTACATACAATAATTGTATGTACATCTTTAAAATGTTTCTAATTCACCTTGTATGGAATTCATGCAGTTGCTTAATGGCCTCGACTATCTACACTCTTCCAACATAATTCATCGGGATTTGAAGCCGGGGAATCTCTTAGTGAACGCTAAGTGGGACCTGAAGATATGCGATTTTGGACTAGCAACAACCACCAAAGGCTCACCCCAATCCCAGCCAGCAACGGAGTATGTCGTAACACGTTGGTATAGAGCACCAGAACTACTCCTCCAATGTCACACCTACGGACCCGCCATAGATATCTGGTCCGTAGGTTGCATATTCGCTGAACTACTTGGCGGAAATCCCCTCTTCCCTGGAAAGAACCAAGTGGACCAGCTGATGAAAATTATCTGTATTTTGGGAACACAAAATAACTCAAATCTGGGGTTCTTAACAAGTTGGGAGGCACTAAATCTACTGAAATCATGGCCTTATACACCAGGGATCAACTTCGAGTCGTTATTCCCGTATGCAGATCAAGAGGGGTTGGACTTGCTAAACAAAATGTTGCAGTTTGATCCAAGAAAAAGGATAACGGCTGCAGAGGCATTGCAACACCCCTACATGCGAAGTATGTATTATTCCCTTACAAGCCAACCGACGACTCCATATCCATGTACGGTTGACGTGACCGCTGACGTTGGAGTCGATAAGATCAGGAAAATGATATGGGATGAGATGTTCTTATACCATATTGAGGCTGCTTTTCAATAGTTAATTATCAGAACAATATAGTATTTCTCTGTAATTGTAATTATTCTGTTTGGGTTTCAGTACAATTGGTAGTACATTAACTCTATTAATGTAATGGTTATTCAGTTTTTTTGAGAATTACCATTTGGGGAGTGCAGTTAATTCATTTTATTACCATTTGTTGGTTTCTTTCTTTCTGCAGTGATCATTATTTGTAAGTATGGAAAGCAGATTATTAGTAAGACTTCTGTAATGATCATTATTTGTAAGTATGGAAAGCAGAGCTGTTTTCTCGTCTCTTTCTCTAACTAAGCCAATTCTTGAGTCCACTGTCATGATTTCCTTGACTATATGTACATGCCCATTTGCAGATGCTAAGTGCAGTACGTATATCCACCTGAATTCAACTCTCCCTCCTACAAACACTGAAATACATGATAATATGATATGATTTGGTTTATCCCTCTTGATAAATTTGTTTAAGACGGAGGATGTACTCTATCTGTCTTAAgtttaagatggattaattagtATTGAATAAGACAAAAGCATAATGTTTAGAGGAATGCCGAATATTTGTCTTAAATCTTCATTTCAAATGATATTTGATCCTTTTAATATTAAGACGGATGACGAAATGTATGTCTATATGACTGTATCCCTCCTTATAAGCAAAATTGTATGTCTGTATTATCCCTCCTTATAAGCATCTTCGCTCTATTTGTATTTAATTGTCATCTTTAGCGTTGGTATGTAGGTTAGATTATGATGCGAAAATTGAATCCCTTCTCtttaatcgctcgaaaaaacttcatttattaatatagatagattgaTAATATTATAGCTGGCCAACAGCACGGCCAGCCCGACCCACCCTCAACCCGCCATCCTCACACGACCCGCATCTTGACCAGCCCAGCCCGCTCCTTCCTCTGGGCCTGGCCCGGGGTCCATTTTCCTACCCCAACCCATCTATTTtaggaaaaataaaaaaaattatgttaggcTCCCGGCCCGCCTCGGGACTAGGCCTGGGTCATGCATGTCCCAGCCCAGCCTGACACGGCCCGGCCAAGCCCGCCCTTCCCCCTGGCCTGACTCGGGTCTGACCAGAAGAGCCCGGCCCTAGCCCAGCCCGAGTACAGATCTAGATAATGTGAAACGGTTTTATATAAGAATTGTTGAATTAAATATAAGGAATAATAACTTTCCAAATTTACTTCCACGGTTCGCTAATGTACTATTCCGTATATATGTAGGTCAATTGTGGAAGTTGAGTGGAACTACATAATCATCAAACAAAATCTTCTAATATTACCCAAAAAAGGACATGTTTCCTAATCTTCTAGTATAAGTTTCCTATGCGTCTCCCAACTTTTAAGCTACAGCAGAATTGGGTCTTTTATTTTTGTGTTAAAGGAGCTACAAGGGCGTTGCATATACAAGGTGAAAAAATTCAAACCTGCAACGTATTGTCCATAGACTCGAGAATTTGATTTCTAAAAGATTGTTTTCCGCAATAATGTATTCAGAAGACGAAGAAGAAATATACCCTAAAGACGAAGATATATATTCTGAAGACGAGGATATATACTCTGAACACGAAGACTGCTACGAAACTGACAGCGAATTCGACACCAGCGATTTGGCAGCGGATGCCATCTTCAAGAAAAGTTACAGAATCTTACAGGAGGCTGATGTCCAAGAGCTCCTAGACAATGTAGTTGGACATGTTTCGTCTGCTCTCTGTATATCCGAAGATGAAGCAATCAAAGTGCTTTACCACTATAAGTGGAAGGACTCGTTGCTACTCGACGAGTGGTTCTCCAATGAAGAAAAAGTTCGAGAGAATGTCGGCTTGCCAACCACCCATGCCCCGTTCAGCTGTTCAGAACAATTGACTGCTTGTGGGATTTGTCTCGAGTCGTTTCCTCTTGATAATCACCACTTTTATCCCACTGTGTGTGGGCATCTCTATTGTGTAACATGTTGGAAACATTACCTTAGTATATCAATAAAAGACGGTCCTGGATGCTTGTCATTGAGATGCCCGGATCCTGCGTGCCATGCTGCTGTTGTCGGTCAGGACATGGTTGATAAACTTGCATTAGATGAAGAGAGAAAAAAATATGTTCATTATTTATTTCGGTCATATGTCGAACAAAACAAGAAGATGAAGTGGTGTCCAGGTCCCGGATGTGAGAATGCCGTGGAATTTGAGATTGGAAGCGAGGGCGTTTATGACGTTACCTGCCTTTGTTCACACGCTTTCTGTTGGAACTGTATCGAGGAGGACCACCGGCCTGTGGATTGTGACACGGTGGTAAAGTGGACCCTGAAGAACAAGTCGCAATCTCAAAATACAAACTGGATTGCTGCCAACTCAAAACCGTGTCCAAAGTGCAAGCGCCCGATCCAGAAGAACCAAGGTTGTATGCATATGACATGCAGCAAGCCCTGCCTCTATGAATTCTGCTGGCTATGCCTTGAACCATGGTCGAACCACGGTGAAAATACCGGGGGATACTATCAATGTAATATATACAACTCTGCAAAAAAAAGTGGCAAgtatgatgatgaagaagaaaagagaaaaacCGCGGAAAAAACATTACAGAAATACCTGCATCATTATGAAAGATGGATAAGTAACCATAATTCAAGACAAAGGGCTATTGACGATTTGCGCAAGACGAAAACTGATTTAAATAAGCTTAGTGACAAGTTTAAGATTACCGATACTGAACTCGTGTTTATGATAGAAGCTTGGGAACAAATTATAGAGTGCAGGCGAGTTTTAAAGTGGACTTATGCATATGGCTTTTATTTACAAGACCGTTTAGTTGCCAAGAAAAGCTTGTTCGAGTGCTTACAAGGTCAGGCCGAGGCTTGTCTTGAGAGGCTTCATCAATGTGTAGAAGAGGAGCTATCGGTTTTGCTTAAAGACGACGAAGAAGTAGAAAaccaggaagaagaagaagattccAGAACATTGTGCAAGGGAGATGGAAGGGAAGAGTTAGAAAAGAAACAGAAGGTAGAAGCGGAAATTAGAGCATTACGACCCAAGCTGAGTAAAATAACCAGTGTAACACGGTCATATTTTGACAATTTGGTTAAGGCACTGGTGAATGATTTGTCGGAAGTTAAACCAACATATAAGAAGAAGGCGAACGAGCAGGCAAAGGAAAAACAAGTATTTAATAAGGATAGGTATTACAATCGAAACGTTAGATCACAAAGGTAATAATACTTCATCAATCAAAATGTTGTAACAAATGGTTTCAGATTACAATTCTGTCAAAATATTTTTAAGCTTATTATCAATAAAATTAGATTTATAAGCATACATCATTGAATCGGAAAGGATGGTAAAACTGAAATTGAAACCGTAAATTTTACCTTCAGGGACGGGTAGGCACTGTTGTTCATGCCCAAATTCTTGTACACTTCAGGAATTGCTGATATCTGTCCTCAAACAAAGCACAGAATCTGCTGAGTGAAATAGTCTTAGTAAATTCCGTCAATCCTCCTACGATTCAGATAATCGCTTGATCAGACATATATTCACAATGAAGAAAGCTTAATACCAAATCAGAGCTTCTATGGAATGTGACTATTATTATTTGCTGTGAGATGTAAACGACACTGACAAACTCGGTGGACGGAACCTTTGACACAAATCCCATGTTAAGCTGTAATCATAGCTTAGCCGTACTGAATTAAATTCTTGAATtcgaaattaaaagaaataacgtAAATTTTTTCCAAAGTTTAGCGATCTTGTTTTCATCTAATTACTGTTATCGAAATTTTTTCTAGTTCAAAAGTAGTCCATCGACGGTTTAATGTTGACAAATTTGAATACATCAATACATTAGGATCAAAATTACTCGACCCAAAAAAACTCGAATTGAACCAAACCCAAAAATTGAGAACCTAAATCATACTGTATTTCATTCTAAAAGAATCCAACCTGATCCGACTGAACCATTTCTCAAATTTAGTTATCTTGATTAAATACTCCATATATGCTAAATATATACTACCGGAAACACCAAAGCGGCCGATCGCTCCTTCAAATCCACGGTTTCATCGTCGGCAACAATCTCAATACTAACCTTAATGAGTTAATGGGGTTTGTTCGGGATATTTATATGTTTTTGTTCTTGTCGAAATCTTGTTGCTCAAATTTGTACAAATGGGAAGGGAAACAGTTGCATAGTCTGTTAATTAGAAGTGGGTTTTGTTCGGATTTGTTTGTCTCGACGTCGATGGTGGATATGTCTGCACGgaaggtgtttgatgaaatgcctaaGAGAAGTGTGGTGTCGTGGACGGCTTTGGTATGTGGGTATGCTAAATCAGGGGATATTTTCAATGCTAGGAAGTATTTTGATGAGATGCCTGATAAGGATGTAGCAGCTTACAACGCGATAATTGATGCATGTGTGAAAGTAGGGGACACGAGATCGGCTCAAAGGTTGTTTGAAATGATGCCGCAGAGGAATATTGTCTCTTGGACTACTATGATTTCTGGGTTTTGCAATAATAATGACACAGTGACAGCCAGGAGAAAGTGTTGCATTCCATGCCGTATGAGGCTAATGAGATAGTCATTAGCTCCTTCCTGTCTGCTTGTGTCAATCGTAAAGATTTATTTCGAGCTGAAGAGTCTTAAATGAAGTTGCTAAAGTGAACCCGTTAAAATGTTAAATGCCGTAAACTATGTTTTACTCAGGAACTTGTATGCGATGGAAAACAGATGGGCAGAAGTAAGAGGAGTAAACGGATTAATGAGGGCCAGTGGTGTAATAAAAAAAAGAAGCTGGTTTTAGTGCAATTGAAGCTAATGGTATGCTTTGGGATTTTGTATCGGGTGGTCTAACACATTCTCGGATCAAACATATACAGTTAGTTTTGGGGCATCTCGAGATGCATATGAATATGGAGGAGGAATGCCTGCAAAACAGACTTTAGTTATTGCATTTTGCAGTGAAACTTGGGTGA
This sequence is a window from Silene latifolia isolate original U9 population chromosome 8, ASM4854445v1, whole genome shotgun sequence. Protein-coding genes within it:
- the LOC141594258 gene encoding mitogen-activated protein kinase 4-like — protein: MMMMMQQHRNNVGVINNNFRNTHTNNGWHKFFKVWDTVFQVEAKYEPKDPIGRGAYGVVCSCINTLTKEKVAIKKINVLDNSVEALKALRELKILRHVRHKNIIALKDVMIPSAKCEDVYLVFELMDADLGTQIRPSLRLPNNTIKYLMFQLLNGLDYLHSSNIIHRDLKPGNLLVNAKWDLKICDFGLATTTKGSPQSQPATEYVVTRWYRAPELLLQCHTYGPAIDIWSVGCIFAELLGGNPLFPGKNQVDQLMKIICILGTQNNSNLGFLTSWEALNLLKSWPYTPGINFESLFPYADQEGLDLLNKMLQFDPRKRITAAEALQHPYMRSMYYSLTSQPTTPYPCTVDVTADVGVDKIRKMIWDEMFLYHIEAAFQ
- the LOC141594951 gene encoding putative E3 ubiquitin-protein ligase ARI5 — protein: MYSEDEEEIYPKDEDIYSEDEDIYSEHEDCYETDSEFDTSDLAADAIFKKSYRILQEADVQELLDNVVGHVSSALCISEDEAIKVLYHYKWKDSLLLDEWFSNEEKVRENVGLPTTHAPFSCSEQLTACGICLESFPLDNHHFYPTVCGHLYCVTCWKHYLSISIKDGPGCLSLRCPDPACHAAVVGQDMVDKLALDEERKKYVHYLFRSYVEQNKKMKWCPGPGCENAVEFEIGSEGVYDVTCLCSHAFCWNCIEEDHRPVDCDTVVKWTLKNKSQSQNTNWIAANSKPCPKCKRPIQKNQGCMHMTCSKPCLYEFCWLCLEPWSNHGENTGGYYQCNIYNSAKKSGKYDDEEEKRKTAEKTLQKYLHHYERWISNHNSRQRAIDDLRKTKTDLNKLSDKFKITDTELVFMIEAWEQIIECRRVLKWTYAYGFYLQDRLVAKKSLFECLQGQAEACLERLHQCVEEELSVLLKDDEEVENQEEEEDSRTLCKGDGREELEKKQKVEAEIRALRPKLSKITSVTRSYFDNLVKALVNDLSEVKPTYKKKANEQAKEKQVFNKDRYYNRNVRSQR